The [Clostridium] celerecrescens 18A genomic sequence AGCGAAAGCACAAGCAGCGAGTCATATTAGTGGAGCTTGTAATTTTGGCGCTGGTACTGTTTGGTGTGTTTTTTTTGTTCAAACAGCGCACCCATCAGAAAGGTTATTGGACCATTGCCGTTTTTGGTGTTGATTCCCGGGATGGAAAGCTCGAAAAGGGAGCTCTGTCCGATGTGGAGATGATCTGCAACATCGATAAGGCTACCGGTGAAATAAAACTGGTATCGGTTTTCAGGGATACATATTTAAAGATTGACAGCAAAGGAACCTATCACAAAATTAATGAGGCCTATTTTAAAGGCGGCCATAAACAGGCAGTGGATGCACTAAATGAGAATCTGGATCTTAACATTGATGATTATGCTACCTTTAACTGGAAAGCTGTTGCTGATGCCATTAACATTCTAGGCGGAATCGATTTGGAAATTACAGATTCAGAATTCGCCTATATCAATGGTTTTATTACGGAAACTGTTAATTCCACAGGAATCGGCTCTTATCAATTGAAGAAAGCAGGGATGAACCATTTAGATGGTGTACAAGCTGTGGCCTATTCCAGATTACGTCTCATGGATACGGATTTTAACCGGACAGAGCGCCAGCGTAAAGTAATAAGCCTTGCAATGGAGAAAGCAAAAAATGCTGATTTTGGTACATTAAGCACTTTGGTTTCTACTGTATTTCCTCAGGTCTCTACCAGCATTGGCATGAATGATGTTCTGTCCTTAGCCAAAGGAATCAGCAAATATCACATAGGTGAAACAAACGGTTTCCCATTTTCACGCACTACCATGAAGATCGGCAGAATGGATTGTGTTATCCCTACCACATTGGAGAGTAACGTCGTCCAGCTCCACCAGTTTCTTTATAATCAGGCTGATTATTCTCCATCATCTGCGGTGAAAAAGATCAGCGATAAGATCGCCCAGGAAAGCGGCATGAAAGATCCTGGTAAGAATGCTCCGACCGGCGGAAGTTCAGGAGGCAAGAAAAAGAATCAATCGTCATCAAAAGATACCGCTCCTGCACAAACGGAAGCTGCCACTGAGGAACGTGTGATAGAGACCACGGCAGAAAGTACGAAAGAAGTGATTCCGGAAACAACCGAGCAGGAGAGGACGGAAGTTCCCACCAACGATGACGGAAGCCTGGTTGGACCTGGAGCAAATATAAAGGAAACAAAGGAAGAGAAGAAACCGGAGAAAGATACGGAAAAGGAAAAGAATCCGGAAAAGGAAACAAAACCGGAAAAAGAAACCGAAGAAAATCCGGGAGTACGGGAAGGTCCGGGATCTGGCGGAGAGATCGGTCCTGGAGTATAAGGAGAAAGGAAATTATTTTATGATTTTATCTGATAAAACAATTCTTCGGATGCTGGAGGATAAAACGCTGACGATATCACCTATGGAAAAGCACCAGATACAGCCTGCAAGCGTAGACATCAGACTTGGGAATACGTTTTGTGTCGTGGAGGATACAAGCAATGGGATTATTTCCTTAAATGATGAGATACGGTATAAGACCATTGAAACGGATCGGTATCTGCTTCTGCCCGGACAGTTTGTACTTGCTACCACCATGGAATATTTCTCTTTGCCAGATGATCTGACGGCCTTTGTGGAGGGCCGCAGTTCCTTGGGAAGACTGGGGCTGTTCATTCAAAATGCAGGCTGGGTGGATCCGGGATTTAAAGGCGAAATCACGTTAGAGCTTTTTAACGCAAACAGATGTGCGATCGAGCTATGTTCAGGCCGACGTGTCGGACAGCTTGTTTTTGCACAATTAGATGATCATGCCTTAAATCCATACAACGGAAAATATCAGGGGCAAAAGGGTGCAACGGCTTCTAAGGTTTTTATGGATATGGATTCGTAACGAAAAAGGAGATCAAGGCCAACCGGACTTATCGGCGGCCTTGATCTCTTATTTTGTTGAATCTCTTATATCGTTCATACTTTCTACCGACTATTTGACCCTACCTTAATATCCAAAATATCCAGGAAAAACATGAACAGCGGAATGCCAAAAAGCAGACCCCAGACTCCAATATAATGTTCGCTCACCATTAGAATAATAAATACTAAAAATACGGGGATCTTTGTTTTTGCAGACATTAATTTTGGGTTCAACACATAGGTTTCCAAAGAATGGAGAATTACAATCATCACAATACCGTTTACCTTTCTAACCTAAAAACGTGTATTTATAAATTATGTATTATTTATGTCCAATTTAGCCTGTATTCCAATTATAGTATAAGAATATAGCTTTGAAAATACCTGGACACAATTTTGCAAAATCTATAATGACTTCTTATAGCATTATGGGGTCAAAAATTTATTTATAGCATATTACCGTTTAATATATTGACATTTATCGATATGAAACTTATAATGTTTTCTTAGCTACTAAATTTGGGGGAATATTATGAACGTATCTATAACAAATTGGAAACGAAACTTTTATACCATATGGGCAGGCCAGGCATTTTCTCAATTTTCAAGTTCTGTCCTACAGTTTGCGATTGTATGGCATTTGACAGATAAAACCGGTTCCGCTTTGGTTTTATCTGCTGCAATGATGATGGGATTTCTGCCGCAAGGAATCTTAGGTCCTTTCATAGGTGTGTTCATTGACCGCTATAACAGAAAGATGATTATGGCAGTTTCAGATTTATTCATTGCTGCGGCCAGCTTTATCATGGTTATTGCTGGACAGATGGGCGTTTTATCCACGGAGCTGATTTTATTGGTTTTGCTGATTCGATCCATAGGATCTGCCTTTCATACACCTTGCCTACAGGCTGTGACGCCTCAGATTGTACCGGAAGATCAACTAACACGATGCTCCGGATATTCACAGGCTCTGGAATCTGTTTCTCAATTATTCAGCCCTGCGTTAGCGGCTGTTCTCTATCAGTCATGGAGCTTAAGCAGCATCATCTTTCTTGATGTCATTGGAGCGTTAATTGCAGTATTCATGCTTGTGATATCAGTAATCCCGGAATTAAATCATAATGAAAAAATAGGAAAGATACATATTTTAAAAGAGGCAAAAGAAGGATTTAAAATACTTCGTACCAAAAAAGGAATGCTGGGCCTGGTTTTAATAGGTACTCTTTATACCCTGGCAATGATGCCGACCAGTGCACTGTTTCCTCTGATGAGTATGTCATATTTTCATGGTACCAGCACAAATGCAAGTGTTGTTGAAATTGTATTTTCCATTGGCCTGCTGATTGGATCTTTGATATTGGGCCGATGGGGAGGAACTAAAAATAGAATTTATACCATAATCGGTTCTTTTCTGTTAATGAGTTTTAGTTTGTTTGTATCTGGATTCTTGCCGCGTGACAGTTTTATATTATTTGCTGTATGCTCCTGGTTAATGGGAATATCCGGCCCATTTTATTGGGGAATGTATACACCATTGCTGCAAAGTAACTTTGAAGCGAAATATTTAGGGCGGGTAATATCATTATCAAGCAGTATCCGGTTAATAAGCGGCCCAATAGGGCTTTCTGCTTCCGGAGTTTTTGCAGAAAGATATGGGGTGGAGAAGTGGTTCCTAATTGCAGGAGCACTTGTCTTATTTGCCTCATTTTTATGTCTTGCCATACCTTCCATAAGAAATTGTGATGCTAAACAAAATGATAATAAATAGAAGATTAAATACAACTGTTTGATAATAACCAAATAAAAAATATTGACAAATTTAAGCAGGAGTATATAATGGCATCATATTGATATATATGAATGTGTGGAGTGATTATGGATAAACACGAGAAAACTGCTAAAATATTCAAAGCGTTCTGTGATGAACAAAGACTTGCAATATTAGAGTTACTACAGGACGGAGAAAAGTGCGCCTGCGAATTGCTGGAAAAGCTGGATATTACCCAGTCAACCTTGTCCCACCATATGAAAATTCTTTGTGATTCCGGGATAGTGGCAGGGCGTAAGGATGGGAAATGGATGCATTATTCAATCAGTGAGTCCGGGACAGAACATGTGAAAAAGCTTATAAAAGAAATTACAATGGTGAGCCCCAATAAGACAAATAGTTGTTGTTAAGTATACCTCTTCATATTAAAATTATAAAAAGCATAGATTGAAATGCCAAACAAGAAACTAACAAAGTCATCATCTTGTCTGGTATTCAATCTATGCTTTTCTTTATTATTCCGGTTCCGACATATGATATCAGCTCACTCAGGATTCAATATAATCCCGGATATCCTTTGTTTCATGGTCTTCGTATTTAACGATACTTCCTTCCCAGGTTCTCAATTGAACATAGCCTGGTCCCCGGGATACAATGTAATTAGGAAAGATAGGAGTCTTTCCCAATCCCTTGGGTGCGTTAACTATAAATGTAGGAATTGCCATACCAGAAGTGTAGCCTCGTAAATATTCCATGATCTCTATGCCGTCTTCAATGGATGTATTAAAATGAGCGGTTCCCCGGACATGCTTTGCATGAAAGATGTAATATGGTCTTACCCTGCATTTGAGCAGCTCATGGTTGAGCACCCTCATGATGTACTTATCATTGTTAATTCCATTTAACAGTACGGCCTGATTTCCCAGAACGATCCCGGAATCTGCCAGTTTTTCACATGCCGCTTTTGACTCTTTTGTAACTTCTATGGGATGATTAAAATGAGTGTTTATGTAGATCGGATGATATTTTTTCAGCATGGAGCATAATTGATCTGTAATCCTTTGAGGCATGGTTACCAGGCATCTGGTTCCCAGGCGGATATAATCAACATGAGGGATCTCTTTCAACTGCTTTATTATCCACTCAAGGTACTCATCAGAAAGGCACAGGGCATCCCCGCCGGTGATCAGCACATCCCTGATTTCTTCATTTTCTCTTATATAATCAATGGACTCCAGGATCATGCTGCGGGACCGGTGAACGTCTTCCTCCCCAATATTTCTTCTTCTCTGACAGTGCCTGCAGTACATGGCGCATTCATTGGTCACATTCATAATTAACCGGTCTGGATATCGTCTTGTAATGCAGCCTGCCGGATTTGTAAATTCTTCTCCCATAGGATCAAGATCCATGCAGGAGTCATCCAATTCTTTATAGGTTGGAATCGATAATAACCGAATAGGATCATATCTGTCATCTGGATCTGCCAGACTTAAATAATAGGGAGAAACCGCCCATCTGAATTTTTTCTCGACTTTTTTAATGCGCATTTTTTCTGTTTCACTTAAGGAAATGATTTTACTTAAAGTTTCAACATCCGTTACCCTATGAGTTAACTGCCATTGATAATCATTCCAATTTTCTTCTGTAGCATCCAGTACCTCTAATATTCTGGTTTTCCTTTTCATGAATTCTTCCTCTAAATCCATTCCTTTTGGAATTCTCTTGCGTGCCTCTAAAAAATCTTCGATTCGCCCCTTTAATTCTTCTGCTCTTTCAATTGATACCTGTTGTTTTTTGCTTTTTCCCATATAATTTCTCCTTATATATTATTTTCTCCGTAAAAAACAAACTTCCTATGGAGATTTTGGCAACGAAAAACCGGGAATGGTGTTTGCTTGTTGGAAAATGAAACGTTACTAGTTAAGATATGATGAAGGAATATAATGTCAGATTAAATTGGTTAAATCAATTTCATGTTATAGTAACAACTTAATTATATCAGTAAAGTTGTTACTTAGTCAACAGTATAGAAAAAAACTGCTTTAGTGAATATTCACAAATAAAAAATGTAAAGACCAAGACATGTAGGCTGAAGCCAGATGAATAAAAATTGAGAAGAATAAAAAAGTATTGGGATTAATACAACTCATATGTAACATATTTTCATGAATAGATGGAGCTGATTATGATTCATTAAAATAGCTTTTATCTTCAGTACACTTCAACATTAGATTAAGCTTTTACATTTTCTACAAATAATACATCTTTTACAAAAATATTATAAAATTAAATTTATAATTATTAAAAACATGAAAATATTACAATTATTTTTAAAATAGTTCATTTATTATAGCAAAAAAATTCCATATAATTAAATAAATTTTTATATTATATCTCTGACTGTTTTTATGGGATAGGCAGGATCACTTATTAACAGGTTCAAGATCACTAATATAATTATTTTAATAAAAAAGGAGGAATTTTGTGTGAAGCAAAAGATTAGGAACAAGTGGAAGCGGGTGACAAGCATGTGTCTGGCAATACAGATGATCATGACAGTTCCATCTGCCGGACAGACGTTACCGGTAATAACCGGATCAGAATTATTAAACACACGGCATTATGCAGCGTCCATTAATCCTACAGTGGGAGGGGGAAGTCTGTCACTATCAAAAAGCAATGATACGACTTTGGCATGGAACACCATGAATGAAGAATTAATACCTGGAACAACCATGTTCTGGGAAGGGGGGAACCAATTTCGAGGGGCTGAAATCACAACAGAGCTGTCAATGAAGTCACTCTCGGAAACTTACGGTGTACAAGGAGTAAAGCTGGGGAATGAGGTTCATGGCGTTAAATCATGGTTTTTATTCGGCGGCGAAATCCTTTGTGCCGGAGCAGGCCTTATGGCGCAAACAGGAAGCAGCGGGCAGCTCATAACCGTTGTAGATAATATTCCGGTTACAAAAGATACAAAGCTGGCATTAACAAATCCCAACAACGGATACCGAAATGTACTGGCAGCAAGCACAAACCAGTGGAGTTCCCTCGTTAATACACCAACGAAAGGGGTCCATACCCAGAGAAACTGGCTCAGCGCATCTGACTTGAACAATAATGAACTGCAATGGTCCTATGTGTTTGGAGACGGGGAGACCGGATCGTTCCTGTCTACTTCAAACGTATACTATCGGCTGAACACGAAAGAGTCTGATACGGCTCAGTTAGCCGAGTTTTTTATAGCTCCCGGAGAAACCTACCAGTATACCATGGTCTCAGGGAAAACAACCGCTGATTATTCAAATTCAAGCCTCTACAAAACCGATGCAAGGCTTCTGATAAATACTCCGCAGATACAGGCTGCTTCCAGCAACGCAGAAGGGATTGTATCTGTAAACAAGTGGTCTTCCGACAGCATCAGACTGGATAATCAGATAGTGCCATTGACAATGAATGAGAGCATGTCACTTACCATAAAAAAAGATCCTTCTAATGGTAATATAACGCTGAATATAGCAAAGCCCGAGAATCAAACCGTTGGTTATCTGGAGGTAACACTGGAAACCAGGGGAAAAGGCATACTAACAAATTCGAACCAAAAGGCATTGGCAGATTCCTCTTTTGGATCTAACATTTTTCTTAAATTCGATGCTTCCGAAATGGGTCCTGAGCCAGTGGTTCTGAAGATTGAAGGAAAGGCAGCTGAAGCAATAACAGGAGATGAGATTGTTTTGGTAAGAGGAGAAGACGGACGGATTGAAAAACCGGCTGAATTATCCGGCAGCATTCGTTGGGAAGTTAAAATACCAAAGCCCGACGGGAGTTATGTGCGCAATGCGGGAAGTAGTAAGATTAAGAGAGAATTGCTGGAAGGAGAAACAGATGGAACCAGAAAAGCCGGAGATGCTGATGGAAGCCACATCGCTTCTGTTAAAAAGCTTTCCGGTGAAGACGCACTGCTGATGGCAAATGAAAAAGGAATTGCCACAGTACTGGCCACTGATGAAAACGGAAAACAAAAAAAGTGGAACGTAACAGTCCTATATGAAGATCCTGCAAATCTACCACAGACAGAACCGGAAGATTACGAGACAATCCGTAAACGGTGGAAAGATTCTCTCATCGGTAATGATCTGACTGAACTTGATGGAGGCAGAGTGATCCTTGACGACATTCAGGCGCAGGCAAAATCTGCATGGGAAGCGTATGCCTATAAAGGACAGGATTCCTGTGCCGGAATCCCCTGGCTAAAGGATGAAGGAGCTGAGGGTAACCCGGAGATTCTCTATGAGAATGATGCGGTAGAGTTTCGTCCGGCTTTTAAAAAGGTGCTGGCAATGGCAAAGGCATATGCAGCAAAGGGAAACCCCTATTACCAAAATGATGAGCTGATAAAGGACATAAAACAGATCATGAACTATCTGTGTTCCCAGTGTTACTCACCAAAGACCCAGACAGATAACTGGTGGACGTGGGAAATCGGCGTTCCCAAAGATCTTATTCCTATACTGGTCCTTATATATGACCAGCTGACGGAGGAAGAAATCAACCTTTATACCGAGGGGCTATATTTCTTTCAGCCGGATCCTTATCATGAAGGCATCATTGGAACCGGAAGCACCCATGCTCAGGGATACCGGACGGCCCAGGGAGCCAATATCATTGACTGTTCCAGGACCGCCTTAGGACTGGGAATTATCAGAGAAGATAATGAGCTTGTTTATATGGCTCAAAAAGCTTCTTCAGAGACTTTTATAATCCAGAGCTTAAAAGACAGCACCAAAATTGCGGATCAGGGTTATACCAGCGGTTTCTATGCAGATGGTTCTTATCTTGACCATTCCCATGTGCCATATTTAGGGTCCTACGGAATAGAGTTTCTGAAAGGCGGGGCAGGAATGCCGCCTCTATTTGCCGGAACACCTTGGGAATATCCAAGAGAAGTGCAGGAAAACCTGGAATTCTATTTGAAAGAAGGTTTTTTGAATGGGATGTACGATGGTATGATGCTGGATTCTCTGAAAGGACGTTCTGTATCAAGACCTGCTGGCAGTAACCGTGGTGCAGGAAGAGAAGCTATGGTTCTAATGATCCAGCTAATGGATTCCGTATCCCCTGAAGTACAGGAAGAATTAAAAAGTTCATTAAAAGCCTGGATGGAGATTGATCCCGGATTTATTAAAACCTTAAGCGGAGCAGAGTATATATCGATAAAGGAAAAAGCCCTGGAAATTCAGGGAGATGATTCTATCACCACCTCCATTGCTCCGATACATAAAAATCTGCCTCTCATGGACCGGGCGATTCACCGTACAGATAAGTTCCTGATGGCTCTGTCCATGTATTCAGAACGTATTCAGAATACGGAAATCATGAATCATGAAAACCGTTTTGGCTGGCATCAGGGAAGCGGCATGACCTACTTATACAATCAGGATACGATGCAGTATACGGAAAATTTCTGGAACACTGTTAATCCCCTCCGGTTGGCGGGAACTACCCTGGTTTCCAAGAATATCGGCAACGGTCAGCCGGACAGCTCAGGCTTTGCCCAAGGCGGTGATTTCCGCTCAAGGGAATCCTGGGTCGGAGGCAGCAGCATAGAGAATGACGGAATAAACGGAATGTCGTTAACCGGAGAAGTCCGTGTCAAAGAGGGAGAAGGTTCTCCTTCCGTGACATATTCCCCTAATCTGTCCGCTAAGAAATCCTGGTTTATGCTCGGGGAACAGATCGTATGTCTTGGAGCCGGCATATCTAATTCCGGAGAAGAATATCCGGTGGAAAGCATTATTGAAAACAGGCGTCTGAGACAGGATGGTGACAATCCTCTGATCATCAACGGAGAGCCAAAAGATCTTATGACAGAGTCCGCATCTTTAAAAGATATTGTAGAAGGAAAAGTGGATGTGTCAGGAACAACGCTTTCTGATGTTTCATGGGCCCATTTAAAAGGTAATACAGCCGGAAGCGATATCGGTTACTATTTCCCTGTCGGTTCTCAAACAATATCGGTAAGGAAAGCAAGGAATGCCGGAGACTGGTCAATGGTCGGAACATCAAATGGAAAAGCGGAAGAGAACTATCTGGAAATGTGGTTTGACCATGGGAAAAATCCTGAAAATGCCACATATGAGTATGTTCTTCTGCCAGGAAAGACTGCTGAAGAAACAGAACAGTATTCCAGGGAACCACAAATAACGGTCCTGTCAAACACTTCACAGATACAAGCTGTTTACGACAGATCCGAAAATATACTTGGAGCCAATATATGGACAGATACTGCTGCAAAAATTGGAGACTTCTCCGTTAAAGGTGCTGCTTCTTTCATGGCAAAAGAAGACGACAATGGAAATCTGACTGTCTCTGCCTCTGATCCAACGATGAAAAATACAGGTACTATTGTAATCGAAATAAATAAACCTGTGACAGATATTCTTTCATCAGACGAGAATGTTAAGGCAGAACTGACAGAATACGGTGCAAAACTTACCATTCAGGCAAAAGGAACCAACGGTTCCAATTCTTATGCAACAATGCAGCTGGCGGCTTCCCTTTCTCCGCAAGCCGTTACCCTTTCTCCTGGGCAGAGTATATCCTTTGCAGTCAATGATTACACCAATGATGCAGGGAATGTTACCTGGAAAGTCACAGGAGATAAGCCTCTGGAATCAGGTACCGGAATCGATGAAGAAGGCGGTCTTGATATTGATGATTTTGAAGAGAGCAGCCGGTTAAACGTGACTGCTGAACTTGAAAATGGGATAAAGCTTCAGGCCTTTGTATCCTTAGGCGGAAAAGTTGGACCAGAATTACCGAAAAACATTCAAAAAGTCCAGTCTCTTATTGAAGATGCGGTAAAAGAGGCCATAAGCAACGATGATTACAGCGATTACAAGGTACAAAAATCTATCAGGTCAGCAGTCAATGCCTTAACTGCCGTTTCAAATGAAGAATTGGCAACGTATTTAATGGATCAATTGATCACATTAGAAGAACTGTATAAGGCTGCCATGGCTGCAAAAGACTGTATGATAGACAGCAGAGTGGATTCCACTGAAACAGAAATGACTGGTATACAAATTGCAGGGGCTGCGTTAAGCATACCCATTAAAATTACAGGAAGCAGTGCAACTCCCTCCAGTGCGGTAAGAGCGACTGCCTCCAATGCAAGCAAGGCATCTCCCTCATCCGCTTTCCGGATCTTTGAAGATGAGGAAGATGATCAGGAAATCCGTACTGCAGTTCTGTCGGTCACAGACGGCAATGTATCCGAAACAGAAGAAGAATTCCGAAAATCCTTTGGGCTTCAGCTTCAGTTGGAGGATAAGTATGGAAATAGAAAGCCCATATCATTAAATGCTCCGGTGAAAGTATGGATGGACATTCCTGAACAGGAAAAGAGCAATCGTTCCATTGCTGCGACATTTAAGGGGTCAGGTGGAGAAACCAGACAATTGCCCGTATATTGGGATCACAAAACAGATAAAATTTCATTTGTGATAACGGATAACGGAACAGTGACCTTAATAATTGACAGTACCACAGGAGGAGAAGAACACTTTCAGGTGTCCATTGATGACAATCTGGAAGGCGGCAGCATCACTGCCAATCTCACCGAAGGAAAAAAAGGAACAAAGGTAATTGTTAAGACAGTTCCTGATATTGGATATCGTTTAAAACGTCTGTCTGTTAACGGAAAGACAGTGTCGCTGGACAAAAACGGAAAATATGAGTTCCTGCTCTTGCAGAATACCTATATTACAGGTGAATTCCGGAAAACCAATCTGGACGGAGAGGGAAGCCAGGACAAAGATAGAAACTATGAATCAAGACCAGCTAGCTCTGTCTGGAAGATGGTGAACGGAAAGTGGTACTATTTCAATGATAAGGGCAATATGGCGACAGGCTGGCTTTTAGCCGATGGAAAATGGTATTGGCTGAGCTCAGATGGAGCTATGCATACCGGCTGGGTCTTTGATCAGATGGACGGCTCCTGGTATTATCTGGATTCATCCGGAACCATGGCAGAAGGCTGGAATTGCATAGATGGGAAATGGTATTATTTGACCACACAAGCAGAGGGTTCATCCGGCTGGGCACTGAATCAGGAGAAATGGGAATATAAAAAGCCAGAAGGGTACTCACGCCCGCGTGGATCGTTATACATGAATGGTGTGACTCCAGATGGCTGGATGGTTGACAGCAATGGAGTATGGAATCAATAAGTGTCAGGCTGTTAATCTTTTGTAAAAGATAATAAAGTTGATGGATGCTGCTTTGCTAACTGATGTTTGTTTTGCAGCATCCATTATTTTTTTGAAATTCCTCCGAATATAGATTGTCCTTCAATCCAAAATTTGTAATATAAACAACCTTATGTTATGATAATATTTATAAAAAATGAAGTAGGAAGGTAAGTAACATGATTCAGTGCAATTATGAAAGAATGGAAGATAAGATTAAAACTTTCAGCAGGTTTGGAGATACTGGAAAGGGTGGAATTACCAGATTTTCCTTATCAGATGAAGCCTTAGCCGCAAGAAAAGAATTCGTAAAGCGCATGGAGGCAATCGGTGCTTCCATGGCAACAGATGATATGGCAAATATATATGCAACCATTGCCGGTACAGAAGATTTACCTGCCATTGTCTCAGGTTCCCATATGGATTCTGTACGCCAGGGCGGGAATTATGATGGAATTCTGGGTGTCTTAACCGCAATGGAAGTGGCAGAAACCATAGTTAATGATAAAATACATCACAGACATCCGATTACGGTTATAGTATGGACAAACGAAGAAGGCGCCAGATTTGAACCGGCAATGATGTCTTCCGGTGTTGTTTGTGGAAAGTTTAACAAGGAAATTATGCTTGCTTCACAGGCAAAAGACATTCCTGGATATACCTTCAGAGAAGCTTTGGAGAAAAGTGGATTTAAAGGAAAGGAAGAGAACCGGCTGGATCCATCTAAAACAAAGGCTTTGGTGGAACTTCACATTGAACAGGGCCCGGTGCTCGAAGCAGAAGGAATAGATATTGGAGTAGTAGAAGGCGTCTGCGGAATGATCAATTACGAATTTACATTTACCGGACAGGCAGGTCACGCAGGAACAACACCTATGAAATACCGTAAGGATGCACTTTATGCGGCGGTTAAAACCATTCAATATCTCCATGATGAACTGGACCAGTTAGATAGCAAATTGGTTTATACCACGGGAAAGATTTCTGCCCATCCGAACATTCACACCATAATACCGGATGAAGTAAAATTTACCCTGGATGCGAGACATCAGGATCCGGAAGTGATCAAACAGGTACTTGCAGTCATTAATAAGATCCCAAGCATTGTGGAGCAATGCGATGTGAGTTATGAGGAAGCATGGTCACGTGAGACCGTGAGCTTTACTGCTGAACTGGTTGATTATGTGGAAAAAAGTGCAGAGGAATGGGGCTATTCCCATCGTAGAATATACAGCGGCCCAGGTCATGATGCACAGTTTGCTATAGATCTGGTTCCTACTACCATGATATTCGTGCCAAGTGCAGGAGGGCATAGCCATTGTGAGATCGAATATACTCCGGTAGAAAACTGTTTAAAAGGTGCGAATGTACTTTTAAATACAATTCTGCATATCGATAAAGAGCATTAAACAATAAGAATGCTCAATAAAATGAAGCTGAATAATCTATGATAAATCATGTAACAAATCATTACTCCTTTATAAACGAAACGGCTCCGTCAGTATAAAAACATAATACAGCTTGCCGTGAAAGAGCAGGAGAGCAGGGATAAATATTTAAATTGCAAAGGCAAAATAATTATGGTAAAATATAGAAAAATCCCAGAAGAAAGAAGGAATATCAA encodes the following:
- a CDS encoding LCP family protein, producing MDYEDELDRMRDRKSREGSKRTRSADKTPPTEKKRQPQTVRGDRTYYSTGDGRNPRVRYNGPQNGTKHKANKKRKRKHKQRVILVELVILALVLFGVFFLFKQRTHQKGYWTIAVFGVDSRDGKLEKGALSDVEMICNIDKATGEIKLVSVFRDTYLKIDSKGTYHKINEAYFKGGHKQAVDALNENLDLNIDDYATFNWKAVADAINILGGIDLEITDSEFAYINGFITETVNSTGIGSYQLKKAGMNHLDGVQAVAYSRLRLMDTDFNRTERQRKVISLAMEKAKNADFGTLSTLVSTVFPQVSTSIGMNDVLSLAKGISKYHIGETNGFPFSRTTMKIGRMDCVIPTTLESNVVQLHQFLYNQADYSPSSAVKKISDKIAQESGMKDPGKNAPTGGSSGGKKKNQSSSKDTAPAQTEAATEERVIETTAESTKEVIPETTEQERTEVPTNDDGSLVGPGANIKETKEEKKPEKDTEKEKNPEKETKPEKETEENPGVREGPGSGGEIGPGV
- the dcd gene encoding dCTP deaminase; amino-acid sequence: MILSDKTILRMLEDKTLTISPMEKHQIQPASVDIRLGNTFCVVEDTSNGIISLNDEIRYKTIETDRYLLLPGQFVLATTMEYFSLPDDLTAFVEGRSSLGRLGLFIQNAGWVDPGFKGEITLELFNANRCAIELCSGRRVGQLVFAQLDDHALNPYNGKYQGQKGATASKVFMDMDS
- a CDS encoding AI-2E family transporter, which codes for MIVILHSLETYVLNPKLMSAKTKIPVFLVFIILMVSEHYIGVWGLLFGIPLFMFFLDILDIKVGSNSR
- a CDS encoding MFS transporter; the encoded protein is MNVSITNWKRNFYTIWAGQAFSQFSSSVLQFAIVWHLTDKTGSALVLSAAMMMGFLPQGILGPFIGVFIDRYNRKMIMAVSDLFIAAASFIMVIAGQMGVLSTELILLVLLIRSIGSAFHTPCLQAVTPQIVPEDQLTRCSGYSQALESVSQLFSPALAAVLYQSWSLSSIIFLDVIGALIAVFMLVISVIPELNHNEKIGKIHILKEAKEGFKILRTKKGMLGLVLIGTLYTLAMMPTSALFPLMSMSYFHGTSTNASVVEIVFSIGLLIGSLILGRWGGTKNRIYTIIGSFLLMSFSLFVSGFLPRDSFILFAVCSWLMGISGPFYWGMYTPLLQSNFEAKYLGRVISLSSSIRLISGPIGLSASGVFAERYGVEKWFLIAGALVLFASFLCLAIPSIRNCDAKQNDNK
- a CDS encoding ArsR/SmtB family transcription factor; translated protein: MDKHEKTAKIFKAFCDEQRLAILELLQDGEKCACELLEKLDITQSTLSHHMKILCDSGIVAGRKDGKWMHYSISESGTEHVKKLIKEITMVSPNKTNSCC
- the eam gene encoding glutamate 2,3-aminomutase translates to MGKSKKQQVSIERAEELKGRIEDFLEARKRIPKGMDLEEEFMKRKTRILEVLDATEENWNDYQWQLTHRVTDVETLSKIISLSETEKMRIKKVEKKFRWAVSPYYLSLADPDDRYDPIRLLSIPTYKELDDSCMDLDPMGEEFTNPAGCITRRYPDRLIMNVTNECAMYCRHCQRRRNIGEEDVHRSRSMILESIDYIRENEEIRDVLITGGDALCLSDEYLEWIIKQLKEIPHVDYIRLGTRCLVTMPQRITDQLCSMLKKYHPIYINTHFNHPIEVTKESKAACEKLADSGIVLGNQAVLLNGINNDKYIMRVLNHELLKCRVRPYYIFHAKHVRGTAHFNTSIEDGIEIMEYLRGYTSGMAIPTFIVNAPKGLGKTPIFPNYIVSRGPGYVQLRTWEGSIVKYEDHETKDIRDYIES